The Oryctolagus cuniculus chromosome 5, mOryCun1.1, whole genome shotgun sequence genome includes a region encoding these proteins:
- the FANCE gene encoding Fanconi anemia group E protein isoform X3, producing the protein MLWQPRSRKPLLLRLPQLCQRNLMTLLMAVRPSLPESGLLSVLQIARQDCVSDPDAWLQALGELLRRDVGVGASGQAPSPLSDSCQKQLQGLCGRLGHGGRRLTLPQAPDPKEKEEEEDRDSQQRGKRRKEPEEEPATSDGEKAPKRLRYSEREEEEDKEEEEEEGGSEHESLESLADGGVVALVESHPVVGAESGEAGRSTEDARGPALSLELPKAVQDQVPRLQQLLKTSGKGLEGFEDAPPVELQLLHECSPDQVDLLCAQLQLPQLSDTGVLQLCTWLLALSPDLSLSNATVLTRSLFLGRILSLTSSASRLLTAALTAFCAKYTYPFCRALLGPVLQASGTGLAQTELLCCLVKDKSLEPATRVLMLEQILDLPWKEETFLVLQSLLEQQVAMTPEKFSVLMEKLCKEGLAAPASMACAKLMLTVMTKYQASITETQKLGLATALESNTTFLRKSLQAALRHLAS; encoded by the exons GAAACCGCTGTTGCTACGATTGCCTCAGTTATGCCAGAGGAACCTGATGACCCTGCTGATGGCTGTCCGGCCGTCGCTGCCCGAAAGCGGGCTCCTCTCTGTGCTGCAGATTGCCCGGCAGGACTGTGTCTCGGACCCTGAcgcctggctccaggccctgggAGAACTGCTGCGGAGGGATGTGGGGGTCGGGGCCTCTGGCCAGGCACCCTCCCCACTGTCTGACAGTTGCCAGAAACAGCTCCAAGGCCTGTGTGGGCGGCTGGGACACGGGGGCAGGAGGTTGACATTGCCCCAGGCACCAGACCccaaggagaaagaggaggaagaggacagggACTCCCAGCAGCGTGGGAAACGCAGGAAGGAGCCCGAGGAAGAGCCTGCCACTTCTGATGGGGAGAAGGCCCCCAAAAGGTTGCGGTATtcagaaagggaagaagaggaagacaaggaagaagaggaggaggaggggggatcTGAGCACGAGTCACTGGAATCCCTGGCAGATGGAGGAGTCGTGGCACTGGTGGAGAGCCACCCTGTTGTGGGAGCGGAGAGCGGTGAGGCTGGCCGGAGCACGGAAGACGCGCGGGGCCCTGCTCTGAGTTTGGAGTTGCCCAAAGCTGTCCAG GACCAggttcccaggctgcagcagctgctgaaGACTTCTGGGAAG GGATTGGAGGGGTTCGAGGACGCCCCCCCAGTGGAGCTGCAGCTACTCCACGAATGTAGTCCTGACCAG gtggacctgctgtgtgcccagctGCAGCTCCCCCAGCTCTCCGACACGGGCGTCCTGCAGCtctgcacctggctgctggccctCTCCCCAGATCTTAGCCTCAGCAATGCGACTGTGCTGACCAGGAGCCTCTTTCTTGGACGG ATCCTCTCCCTGACCTCCTCGGCCTCCCGCCTGCTCACGGCTGCCCTGACCGCCTTCTGTGCCAAGTATACCTACCCGTTCTGCAGAGCCCTCCTCGGCCCCGTGCTCCAGGCCTCAGGCACAG gtCTAGCTCAAACCGAGTTGCTGTGTTGCCTTGTGAAGGACAAGTCCCTGGAGCCGGCCACACGGGTTCTAATGCTAGA GCAAATCTTGGATCTGCCCTGGAAGGAGGAGACTTTCTTGGTGTTGCAGTCACTCTTGGAGCAACAG GTGGCGATGACCCCCGAAAAGTTCAGTGTCCTGATGGAGAAGCTCTGTAAAGAGGGGCTGGCGGCCCCTGCCTCCATGGCCTGCGCCAAACTCATGCTGACGGTGATGACCAAGTACCAGGCCAGC